The genomic window GCGGGTCGGTGGATTCCCTTATCGCTTCCGGAGGACCGTCGGCCACCACCTTGCCCCGGTAGAGCACCACCATCCGGTGCGCGATCTTGAACGCGCTTCGGGTATCGTGGGTCACCACCACGGACGTGATGTTCATCCGATGACTGAGGTCCATGATGAGTTGATCGATCACCCCGCTCACCACCGGGTCCAGCCCCGAGGTGGGTTCGTCGTAAAAGACGATCTCGGGATCGAGCGCCAGGGCTCGAGCCAGGGCCACCCGCTTTTGCATGCCGCCGCTCAACTGGGAGGGCTTCAAGTGTTCGAAATCACGGAGCCCGACCAGTTCGAGCTTCATTTTGACCATCACCCCGATGATCTTCTCGTCGAGCTTGGTGTGCTCGCGCAGCGGCAGGGCGATATTGTCGTGAACGCTCAGGGAATTGAGCAGGGCTCCCATTTGGAAGAGCATTCCGAAGCGCTTCCGGTAAGCGTCCAGCTCGGTTTCGTCGAACCTGGTGATGTCCTTGCCCTTCACCAGAATCTCACCCGAATCGGGACGCATGATCCCGATGAGATGCCGCAGGAGAGTGGTCTTGCCGCAGCCGCTTCCCCCCATGATGGCCGTCACCTTGCCCGTTTCCACGGTCATGTCGATCCCGTCCAGGACAACCCTGCCGTCAAAGCTCTTCACGAGCTTACGAACCTGAATCATCGGCTGGTTTTCGGCCATCGCACCGCAACCCGTCACTCAG from Syntrophobacter fumaroxidans MPOB includes these protein-coding regions:
- a CDS encoding ABC transporter ATP-binding protein → MAENQPMIQVRKLVKSFDGRVVLDGIDMTVETGKVTAIMGGSGCGKTTLLRHLIGIMRPDSGEILVKGKDITRFDETELDAYRKRFGMLFQMGALLNSLSVHDNIALPLREHTKLDEKIIGVMVKMKLELVGLRDFEHLKPSQLSGGMQKRVALARALALDPEIVFYDEPTSGLDPVVSGVIDQLIMDLSHRMNITSVVVTHDTRSAFKIAHRMVVLYRGKVVADGPPEAIRESTDPLVQQFIAGSPDGPIPLRQSSRDYLEDLLDME